In Euwallacea similis isolate ESF13 chromosome 5, ESF131.1, whole genome shotgun sequence, a single window of DNA contains:
- the drk gene encoding growth factor receptor-bound protein 2 — translation MEAVAKHEFNATADDELSFRKGQILKVLNMEDDMNWYRAELDSREGLIPSNYIEMKPHDWYYGRITRSDSEKLLLNKHEGAFLIRISETSPGDFSLSVKCSDGVQHFKVLRDAQGKFFLWVVKFNSLNELVEYHRTSSVSRSQDVKLRDMVADEYLVQALYDFTPQEVGELEFKRGDVITVTDRSDQHWWHGEIGHRRGLFPATYVTQYHT, via the exons ATGGAGGCGGTGGCCAAGCACGAATTCAACGCCACAGCTGACGATGAGCTCAGCTTTAGAAAAGGACAAATCCTGAAG gttttaaaCATGGAAGATGATATGAACTGGTATAGGGCAGAACTAGACAGCAGGGAAGGCCTCATACCTAGCAATTATATTGAAATGAAACCACATGA ctGGTATTATGGGCGAATAACCAGGAGTGATTCTGAAAAATTACTACTGAATAAACATGAAGGGGCTTTCCTCATAAGAATTAGCGAAACTAGCCCTGGTGATTTCTCTCTTTCAGTCAA gTGCTCTGATGGTGTTCAGCACTTCAAAGTGCTAAGGGATGCCCAAGGGAAATTCTTTCTCTGGGTAGTCAAATTCAACTCACTTAATGAATTGGTTGAGTACCACAGAACATCCTCAGTCTCGAGATCGCAGGATGTAAAACTTAGGGATATGGTGGCAGATGAG tatTTAGTGCAAGCCTTATATGATTTTACACCTCAAGAAGTGGGTGAGCTTGAATTTAAGAGAGGAGATGTTATTACTGTGACag atcGCTCAGATCAACATTGGTGGCATGGCGAAATCGGTCACCGTAGAGGATTATTTCCTGCGACTTACGTAACACAATACCACACGTAA
- the Ucp4A gene encoding mitochondrial uncoupling protein 4, whose protein sequence is MPSVPPAKPDLPQPKFVDSLWCIYVVSVVAAWNAELLTYPLDLIKTRLQIQGELNKNGEKVPYRGMVGTAVGISKEEGVHKLWQGVHAAFARHLIYSGTRIMTYKALKEKVFKQTNSEEYFPLWKSALCGVSAGAIAQYIASPTDLVKVQLQMEGRRRLMGLPPRVHGIYDAFKKVWASGGTRGLWKGSVPNVQRAALVNLGDLTTYDLAKRFILMHTTLPDSHLVHVMASCCAGFVAASMGTPADVIKTRVMNQPLDEKGRGLIYSSSIDCLKKTLHTEGVGALYKGFVPIWMRMAPWSLSFWLTYEEVLHVMGAKAW, encoded by the exons ATGCCGTCAGTGCCTCCTGCTAAGCCTGATCTGCCCCAACCAAAATTCGTCGATTCGCTATGGTGCATCTATGTAGTTTCAGTAGTAGCTGCATGGAATGCCGAATTAC TAACTTATCCACTGGACCTCATCAAAACCAGACtacaaatacagggtgaaCTCAACAAGAATGGAGAAAAG GTTCCATATAGAGGTATGGTGGGTACGGCAGTGGGCATATCAAAGGAAGAAGGCGTTCACAAATTATGGCAGGGGGTACACGCGGCTTTCGCCCGACATCTCATCTATTCGGGCACCCGAATCATGACTTACAAGGCCCTGAAAGAGAAAGTTTTCAAGCAAACCAATTCTGAAGAATATTTCCCATTATGGAAATCCGCATTGT GTGGCGTAAGTGCCGGTGCCATAGCGCAATACATAGCTAGTCCAACCGATCTGGTCAAGGTGCAACTGCAAATGGAAGGCCGGAGGAGGCTGATGGGGCTTCCTCCTAGAGTACACGGTATTTATGATGCGTTCAAGAAAGTTTGGGCATCTGGAGGGACCCGAGGTCTTTGGAAAG gCTCAGTACCTAATGTACAAAGAGCGGCTTTAGTCAACTTGGGAGACCTCACAACCTACGATTTAGCCAAAAGATTTATCTTAATGCACACTACTTTACCCGATAGTCATCTAGTGCACGTTATGGCGTCTTGCTGCGCAGGATTCGTAGCTGCTTCCATGGGCACTCCTGCAGACGTCATCAAAACTAGAGTTATGAATCAACCATTAGATGAAAAAGGACG GGGTTTAATATATTCCTCATCAATCGACTGTCTGAAGAAAACGCTACATACAGAGGGTGTAGGAGCGCTTTACAAGGGGTTTGTGCCCATTTGGATGAGGATGGCTCCATGGTCGCTGAGTTTTTGGTTGACGTATGAAGAGGTTCTACATGTAATGGGCGCCAAAGCGTGGTAA